A region from the Malus domestica chromosome 07, GDT2T_hap1 genome encodes:
- the LOC103438619 gene encoding trihelix transcription factor ENAP1-like codes for MDNETNQENTSLLPNNYTTTNTKELESPPRSKPPQQPPLGGSGSDRLKRDEWSEGAVSTLLEAYETKWALRNRAKLKGHDWEDVAIHVSSRANCTKSPKTQTQCKNKIESMKKRYRSESATADGSSWPLYPRLDLLLRGSGLSPTTAAAAAAAAAATVPPSLQPPLPLHPPIPQNNHPLMLLEPSAPAPLPPPPLPPAPPPLMGAAQNSFGSNGVDHRVAKEDGGGMKLSDHASDKNPLEVDSSTPALYSDKEKLRSKRMKRKIEKKKRRRREEVEVAESIRWLAEVVVRSEQARMDTMREIERMRAEAEAKRGEMDLKRTEIIANTQLEIARLFAAAGVGKGVDSSLRIGRS; via the exons atggacaaCGAAACAAACCAAGAAAACACATCTCTACTCCCAAACAATTACACCACCACAAACACCAAGGAATTAGAGTCTCCTCCGAGATCAAAACCTCCTCAACAGCCTCCTCTCGGCGGCAGCGGCAGTGACAGGCTCAAAAGAGATGAGTGGAGTGAAGGGGCAGTTTCTACCCTCCTTGAAGCCTATGAGACCAAATGGGCTCTCAGAAACAGAGCCAAACTCAAAGGCCATGACTGGGAAGATGTGGCGATACACGTGTCATCACGCGCCAACTGTACCAAGTCTCCCAAGACCCAGACTCAGTGCAAGAACAAGATTGAGTCCATGAAGAAACGGTACCGTTCTGAATCCGCCACTGCTGATGGTTCATCCTGGCCTCTGTATCCTAGGCTTGATCTTTTGTTACGTGGCAGTGGGCTATCCCCAACAACAGCAGCGGCAGCTGCTGCCGCTGCTGCAGCAACTGTACCTCCCTCGCTGCAGCCACCACTACCACTGCATCCTCCAATCCCTCAGAACAATCATCCTCTGATGCTATTGGAGCCATCGGCTCCAGCGCCACTACCGCCGCCACCACTACCTCCTGCTCCTCCTCCACTTATGGGGGCTGCCCAGAATTCCTTTGGATCCAATGGTGTTGATCATAGGGTGGCCAAG GAAGATGGAGGGGGGATGAAATTGTCAGATCATGCATCAGACAAGAACCCTTTGGAGGTAGACAGTAGCACACCAGCTCTATATAGTGACAAGGAAAAACTAAGGTCCAAGAGAATGAAGAGAAAAATCGAGAAAAAGAAGCGGCGGAGGCGGGAGGAAGTAGAGGTAGCAGAGAGCATAAGATGGTTAGCAGAAGTTGTGGTAAGATCAGAGCAAGCAAGAATGGATACAATGAGGGAGATAGAGAGGATGAGAGCCGAGGCAGAGGCGAAGCGAGGAGAAATGGATCTCAAGCGCACCGAAATTATTGCGAACACGCAGTTGGAGATTGCAAGGCTGTTTGCAGCAGCAGGTGTTGGCAAAGGGGTTGATTCTTCATTAAGAATTGGAAGAAGTTAA